The Aphis gossypii isolate Hap1 unplaced genomic scaffold, ASM2018417v2 Contig00096, whole genome shotgun sequence genomic interval ttgattaatacgtTTACTTGATCAACCTTTACTCATTGGGGATGTCATGGAATCCACCCTATCGATCAGgtgtcaaatattatttcgataGATGTTTCGTACAGTTCCAACTACTTTGTTCTACTTGCAGGGCCGTatttaggggggggggggcaatgGGGACATTTGCCCCGGGCGGCCAAATATTGATCTATTTAGGGGGGCGACCGGGCACCACTGTATCTcgatgtaatattgtataaataaatttttttttttttaaagaatttgtattataatacggcCATAATTGTATGGCGTATTGGCgtctgataattttatttgtcaacacacatattatagataataaaatagatgtcTAGATATCTAACTCGTGATAACAATTGAAGTTTAATAAAGGCACAGTCCGCAcagaacaattataataaagggTCATAATAATCATCGtacgattattaatattattttaacataaccaCGGTTGTAAATAGACAACAATGACATAACCACAGTTATTATCATCTATCACGGTCTTAGAAGATAAGAGCGGACAACTTAAAATGTTCCGTTTATTTGTGCGAAAACGTTGTGGTCCATCTATATTCTATGCATTATTGCATTATGTATTgacgcaatttttttttggaaattattacttattaatgttaaaaacccacgttttagttgttttatagaaccatgtaagtatttattattaatatattcataaaatagcattagttattttattgagttgcatgaaactagaaaaaattattaaaataatatctacctattatggaacattaaaaaaagggtacataatatttatgcttGCTAGTTgctatacacaatacattaCAAAAGCACTAGCATGCTTATGCGTTATAACCTGCAAtgcaaattgtataaattagaataaaaataacttatgtatataaataagtggcgttaaatcatgaattaatttattatgataaacatttaacaGTTCATTGCCAGTTAGTTATTGCTTTGCTTACTAGTTACTAGCTGCTTTTGAATAATGGATGGCAAAAAAGGTTAAGTGGAGCTGCTTACCGCAAAAAAGctaaagaaaaattttcaaaatatgcatCTGTAATTTCAAAAACTGCAAATTTACAATCTTATTTTCATAAAGgttggtaaattaaatttcaaaaaaacttgttttatttattattcactatGAATTTCAGTTGATTTATTTGCTGTCAATACTATTGctgttaaaaatgataatattgtaattgatgATTGTGTAAATCCTGACACTGCTAATGAAATTGATGTTGATAACACAAAATCCTCATCACAAAaaggtttaatatttttcttcctcataaattcaattttaacttaatgaaataaattagaaatataaattaattgttttcaatcTGATgcaaatttagaaattatttattattaattttatttatgtattacttaggtattactaatttaatatttttatattgaatgtcttattttagaaaaaaagaaagatgataatattgtaatcgaTGATTGTGTAAATCCTGACGCTGCTAATGAAATCGATGTTGATAACACAAAATCCTCATCACAAAaaggtttaatatttttcttcctcataaattcaattttaacttaatgaaataaattagaaatataaattaatttttttcaatccgatgcaaatttagaaattatttattatttaattttatttatgttattacttaggtattattaatttaatatttttaaattgaatgttttattttagctgatttatttaatacacattgTACTGAAATTGAAACATTGATTGAGTCTCCTAAAACTGaagaagtaaaatatttgaacagcTTAAATTCTTCGATTAGACTCACAACatttggatttaaaaaaagttattgttagtataaaatgtaatatacatttatccaatctaatatttatctattttacttttaataacttttatacataactataaaattaatttttaatattaattatgggtaggtagttattttagatacataaaaaaatataattacattttttttagggaGGATCCAGCTTTATGGAATATTAATGATTCATTGAAAGACTATATTTCAATTGATGGGGTTTCTCAAGACTTAtcagaaacaatttttttgaaatcaaaGAGAACATACACTGTAAATAATAGAGGCACAAGCAAAACGATAAACAGATATTTTAGTAAGAAATACCTAGAGTCCACTATAATTAATGGAGAGatcataaaaagaaaattttttttatattcaataagtaaAGGCTGTATTTATTGTTACCCGTGTGCTTTATTTGGCAGTAAATCTTCTTTTGCCACTTGTGGCTTTTTAAACTGGAAAAAAGCTGAAGAAAAATTATCTAGCCATGAAAATTCCCACAAACATCGgacaaatatttcaacaatGAAACAAAGAAGTGTAATTCTAGAAAGAATCGATCAACAACTGGTACATCAAatggaatttgaaaataattattggaaGAATATTCTTAAGCGTGTAGTTGCTGTGGTTAAGGCGTTATCATCAAGAGGTTTGTCTTTCAGAGGTGACACAAATCAGATAGGTTGttcaaataatgttaattttttgatgGCAATTGAACTGATTGCTGAATTTGATGTGGTTCTTTcagaacatattaaaaaatatggcaACCCCGGAAAAGGCAATACATCATATTTGTCATTCCATACGTATGagcaattcattttattaatggcAGAAgatgtagtaaataatattattcaagaaGTCAACAAAGCACGCTATTTCTCAATTTCTATTGATTCTACCCCAGAAATTTCACATACTGACCaactttcatttataattcgtTATGTAAACGAACATGGTCAACCAGTTGAAcgctttttatgttttattaataacattggaCATAAATCTCAAGAAATGATGGAAGCAGTTATTcatatattcaaaaagtacaatttaaacacaaattaCTTAAGAGGCCAGTCTTATGATAATGCATCGAATATGTCTGGTATCTACACTGGCTTACAGGCaagaattaaatcaattaattcacTTGCTGATTTTGTACCATGCTCAGCACATTCGCTTAATTTAGTTGGAAAAAATGCAGCAAGTTGCTGCCATGATGCAAATGAATTTTTTAGACTTCTACAAAACCTTTATTCATTTTCCACTATTACTACACGCCGTTGGAAAATTCTTAATGTGTCACTCAAAAGTCTTTCCGAAACTAGGTGGTCAGCAAGAGACGATGCGTGTAAGTCgctaaacaaaaattggtGTTTGGTTTTAAGGGCATTAACTACAATATCTGAAGATAAAAGTGTAAATGTTTCAACTTGCTGCGAAGCAAAAggtattttgaaaagtataaaaaccttaaaaacaTCTTTTATGTCAATATTTTGGGGAGACATATTAGAACGGTTTAATTCATGTAGTAAGAAACTACAATCAATTCAAATTGATTTGGGTATTGTAGTAGAAATTTACCAGTCATTGATAGGTTTTGTTCATGATATTAGGTGTGATGACATGTTTAATGATTACAAAGCTCGAGCAATTGAAAAATGTGGCATTTcaagtttaaatacaaaacctaatcgtaaaaaaaaacgtaagaGGTTTTTTGATGAAGGCAACAGTGAAGAAAATGTCATTGAAgatgaatttgaaaattttaaagtaaatacttattttatgatatta includes:
- the LOC114132162 gene encoding zinc finger MYM-type protein 1-like, whose product is MKQRSVILERIDQQLVHQMEFENNYWKNILKRVVAVVKALSSRGLSFRGDTNQIGCSNNVNFLMAIELIAEFDVVLSEHIKKYGNPGKGNTSYLSFHTYEQFILLMAEDVVNNIIQEVNKARYFSISIDSTPEISHTDQLSFIIRYVNEHGQPVERFLCFINNIGHKSQEMMEAVIHIFKKYNLNTNYLRGQSYDNASNMSGIYTGLQARIKSINSLADFVPCSAHSLNLVGKNAASCCHDANEFFRLLQNLYSFSTITTRRWKILNVSLKSLSETRWSARDDACKSLNKNWCLVLRALTTISEDKSVNVSTCCEAKGILKSIKTLKTSFMSIFWGDILERFNSCSKKLQSIQIDLGIVVEIYQSLIGFVHDIRCDDMFNDYKARAIEKCGISSLNTKPNRKKKRKRFFDEGNSEENVIEDEFENFKVNTYFMILDQIKSDLEKRKIAYDNLTSKYNFFYHMSELTPAEVKKNSDSLQNIYKNDLGSSFSIECVHFQSHIKV